A genome region from Nitrospinota bacterium includes the following:
- a CDS encoding TIGR00282 family metallophosphoesterase, with protein MNILFIGDIVGKAGRRVISNLLYRIIDKYKIDFCIANCENAAGGFGITYDIVKQLLKEGIDVLTSGNHIWDKKEIYDFIDQGEPLIRPANYPDGTPGFGRIIRETASGQSIGVINLSGRVFIGDFDCPFRTADREIEFIKSKTDIIIVDFHAEATSEKMALGWYLDGRVSAVIGTHTHVQTADERILFKGTAYITDVGMTGPTYSVIGVKKEIAIERFLTQLPKRFETAKGESQCSAVILDINEKTGQCKDISRLQISYSD; from the coding sequence GTGAATATTTTATTTATTGGAGATATTGTTGGAAAAGCAGGTAGAAGAGTTATTTCTAACCTGCTTTATAGAATTATTGATAAATACAAAATAGATTTTTGTATTGCAAATTGCGAGAATGCTGCAGGAGGATTTGGAATAACTTATGATATAGTAAAACAACTTTTAAAAGAAGGAATTGATGTCCTCACCTCAGGCAATCATATCTGGGATAAAAAAGAGATATATGATTTTATTGATCAGGGAGAACCACTTATTAGGCCAGCTAATTATCCTGATGGTACACCAGGCTTTGGAAGGATTATTAGAGAGACGGCTTCTGGTCAAAGTATAGGGGTAATTAATCTCTCTGGAAGGGTATTTATTGGTGATTTTGACTGCCCTTTTAGAACCGCAGATAGAGAGATAGAGTTTATCAAGTCAAAGACAGATATTATTATTGTTGATTTTCACGCTGAGGCAACCTCAGAAAAGATGGCACTGGGTTGGTATTTAGATGGACGAGTGAGTGCTGTCATTGGGACTCATACCCATGTTCAGACCGCTGATGAAAGGATATTATTCAAAGGCACAGCCTATATAACAGATGTTGGGATGACAGGGCCTACTTATTCTGTAATAGGTGTTAAAAAAGAGATTGCTATTGAGAGGTTTTTAACTCAGTTGCCGAAAAGATTTGAGACTGCAAAAGGAGAGTCCCAATGTAGCGCAGTTATATTAGATATCAATGAAAAAACAGGTCAATGTAAAGATATTTCCAGATTACAGATTTCTTATTCAGATTAG